The Dyadobacter sandarakinus DNA window TTTCCCCGATACCCTGATTATCATCCATAAGATTCAGACCAAGAAAAAGAGGAATAGAAGATGACATTTGAGCAAATAGTATGGGAAGGATGGATTTATGAAGTATATAAAGACTCATTCAAGTGTCAGATGTACGATCAGTCAAAACAGGACTACACCTATGATTTGCTCACTGTTCCTATCAATATTATTAAGTACACTGATAGGCATTTAATAGAAGAAGGCAGGTTGATTCGACTGACAGTATCAGAAGAAACTGTTGACGTTTATTTTTACCCATACGAGCAATTTACTGCTGAGGAAGTTGAGGAGGCAGAGGCGCGGGCTGAAAGGTTGTTTAAAACCATTAGATTCATTTAGATGACATTTGAAGAAGCTGTCGAGCACGTCCTTTCAAGTGAAGGAGGGTTTACAAACAATCCCAACGATCCGGGCAACTGGACAGGCGGAAAAGTAGGGAAGGGTCTACTTAAAGGCACTAAATGGGGGATCAGCGCAGCCAGCTATCCGAGCCTGGATATAAGAAACCTTACCCGGGAAGGAGCCATCTTGCTTTACAAAAAGGATTACTGGGATGCGGCCAAGGTTGAAGATTTGCCCCCTAAAATTCGTCTGCACTTTTTTGATGTTGCAGTAAACTCAGGCAAAGCGCGGGCAGTGAAGATCCTGCAAAAGGCATCCGGTGTTGCTGCTGATGGAATCATGGGACCGGTAACAGTCAAGAATGCATACCGGGTTACACCATGGGATTTTGCCTCTGAGCGGGTTTCATTCTACGTGAACCATGTCAAGGCTAATCCTGGCAGCTTGGAGTTTTTAAACGGCTGGATACGCCGGGTTTTAAACGTTACCAAAGAATCTTTATAATGGGGATCATTTTATTTATTGTAGCCCTTCCATTGGTTGTTGTGCTGAGCATTCCGGCCCTGCTACATACGATTGCAGGAGCTATCCGGTGGAAAGGTGAATTCCGGTATGTGGACCGGGCATTCTTTAACGGAGCCCGGGCGATTGACATTTTCGGGAACGTGGCCTATGGATCAATGCTCAATGACCTTTTCATAAAAAGAGGAGGCTATCACTACGGGCAAGGATCAGAAACAATCAGCTCGGCAACCGGCAAGAACTGGGTACTCGGGAAACTGACCTTTCTAGGAATGGGACTTGCCGGCACGCTCAACCTGATTGATAAGGATCACTGCTGGAAGTACATTGAAGGGGATCGGGCTCAGTATGATTTGCTCGGCAAGCCTAAACGGGTTCCAATAGTCTATACACTGGCGTTCATTATTACCTCCATCTATCTGCTTTACATGCTTGTCCGGCTATTCTGGTGGATTACTTTTTAAGGTTTTCGGTTTAGTCATAACGCAAAAAAGGGGCTTTTGGCCCCTAATTTGTTTTGCTATACAGCGGAACAACAATGTAATTCCCGTTACCTAATTGAGTTTGAATATAGAATTCGGCATCCTCTATTCTGCTGAATATTGTAGTGTTTTCCGGGTCGCGCCCTCGTGAAATTTCTAATTTAAGATCATTCCCCTCGGTGTTTTCAACCTCCAAGATAACGTAATTTTTGATTACCATATTTTTGTGTTTATGTTAAAGTTCTTGTCTTTCCATCCACTCCTTAAACTCAATCAACCGCAGCCTGCAGGAGTCATACAGGTTGTTGCCTTTGTTCATATTCAATACGCCAAATTCCAGCTCAACAAACCGCGCAGGGTCTGGAATGTTCGTGTAGTTGTTCACCTGTATCGGGCCTTCTGGTAACTGCCGCCCGTCAAACCAGGCTTCAAGTTCTTGTAGTGTCATCTTAAATCTCTTGCTCAGTGTCGATTTTCTGACGCAAGGTAACCCAATATACCCCATCCTCGTACACAATCTCGCGTTCGTCGAAAGTAAGATCCTCTCGATCAAAGTATTCAAGATTTATTTTCAGAAACTGTACAACATCTGCAAGTGTCTCCGTATCGTTTTCGATGATTATTTCCTGTCTGGTGCCATCCTTCCAGACATTTGCGAATTTGAATCCTGCATCTATCCTCATGGTTGAGTCCATTTGAACGTTGAACTTACAAGGAAGATAATCCACCCAACTTTGTCAAGTGGGTTCCTAGTAAATAGGAGGCTTGTGAGGAACGTATCTTCGCCAGTGAGTTACCAATCCAGCGCCTGTGCCATTTTTGATGGAAGACCATTGCTCGATATCATCTCCCGGGACGCCGTTTATACAATATTCAACAAGCTGTGCATCCTCAGGCTCCTGCTCCTCAATCTTGATCCAGCCGTTGTTGCTTTCCAGTCCATCCAAGACCGACGGCCGCCAGAGATAGGTATCTTGGTAGGTCAGTTCCGTAATTTGCGATCTATCAAAACCCAACGCTTCTGGACTAAAAGGGTCGTCTTCATCATAGAAACACTCGATAAAGGATGGTATCTCATCGGAATTCAGGGCGAGCATGGACTCACTGCGAGTTAAAAGCTCATCTTTCACCCTCTCCCATGCATGTCCGTATGCGGATTGAATAGCGTCTTGTTTGGTCATGTCTTTCGATTACAAAGTACTGGATTAAGCATACATAGCTTCATTTTTTGCAAGTATACCTTCAAGTATGTATTGCCTAACCTTACTCACCACAAGCAGCTTGATTGCTGAGTAGCTTTCTAGGTCGGCAACTTTGTCTAATGGCATGTTAAACTCCCTCGGAAGATTATAGTAAGCGACTAGACTATCAGCGTACTCTTGCTTCTGCCGAAGAGTTGGAGAAGAAATCTCGAACACTTCATCGAATCGCCTCAAAAAAGCACTATCAAGGATATTTTTTCTGTTTGTTGCTCCAATAAAAATCACATCGGCATGAAGTCGCTCCATATTAACTAACATTGAATTAATCATCCTTTCATTTTCCATCCCAGCGGCGCCATTTTCCGAATCTCCACGTCGCCTTCCAATGCTGTCTATTTCATCCCAAAACAAGACGCAAGGTTCTGTAATAGAACTAAATATTTTATTAATGTTTGCCGCTGTTTTGCCCAAGTGGCTATCAATTATAAAGTCAGACTTGATTTCAATGTAAGGAAGATTTGATAACCTAGCGAAATGCCTAGCAATCGTAGTCTTCCCGTTACCAGTTGGCCCGTGCAAAAGTATCTTATTTCTGACGTTAATATTGTGGAATTTATACGCTTCTGAGTGGCTCCATTCCGTGACTATGTCAGAAACGAACTTTTCAACCATAG harbors:
- a CDS encoding glycoside hydrolase family 108 protein, producing the protein MTFEEAVEHVLSSEGGFTNNPNDPGNWTGGKVGKGLLKGTKWGISAASYPSLDIRNLTREGAILLYKKDYWDAAKVEDLPPKIRLHFFDVAVNSGKARAVKILQKASGVAADGIMGPVTVKNAYRVTPWDFASERVSFYVNHVKANPGSLEFLNGWIRRVLNVTKESL
- a CDS encoding DUF6965 family protein, giving the protein MTLQELEAWFDGRQLPEGPIQVNNYTNIPDPARFVELEFGVLNMNKGNNLYDSCRLRLIEFKEWMERQEL
- a CDS encoding AAA family ATPase: MTANETVHRLILSINGDDKSSFYRIADQYLASLSVTGDTYARIKSAINQKPKSMMLLSEISREMKSLLSPIEVSDENVFMPAMVEKFVSDIVTEWSHSEAYKFHNINVRNKILLHGPTGNGKTTIARHFARLSNLPYIEIKSDFIIDSHLGKTAANINKIFSSITEPCVLFWDEIDSIGRRRGDSENGAAGMENERMINSMLVNMERLHADVIFIGATNRKNILDSAFLRRFDEVFEISSPTLRQKQEYADSLVAYYNLPREFNMPLDKVADLESYSAIKLLVVSKVRQYILEGILAKNEAMYA